The Candidatus Polarisedimenticolia bacterium genome contains the following window.
GGCGACCCGGCAGAACTCCGCCTCCCAATCGCTATCGAGCACGACCCAGTTGACGTGGTCCTTCGGCGGCGGGCCGGCCGTGTCCCAACGATTCGTGCGAGAGGTCGCGAAGCGGACGTGCGCCGTAGACCCGGTCGGGTTGTACGGGTCGAGAAGTACCTTGATCGGCCGCTTGCCCTCGAGCGCGCGCGTGATGCCGGCGGTGATTCGATTGCAAGCCATGTCGGCCAGCTCCTGGTACATGAGCAGCGCTGGGTAGGTGTCGCCCTTGCACACGAGACAGGTGTCGAGCCACTGCTTGGTGATCCGTTTGAGCTGGCCGAACAGATAGAGCTTCGGGTCCTCACCGGCGTCGCGCCACTTGGTGTAGAGAAGCCGCTGGGTCAGGCAGAAGAGCAGCGTCGAGTGTCGCGTGTCGCCCAGGTGTTTCAGGTCCAGATCGACCCCTTCGCCGATGATGCCGGCGTTGCGCGTCTTCGACGGGCCGACGATGTCGGGGGTCAGTTCCAGGATGGAGTCGTCATTAAACGAGGCGGTCAGGCGCTCCTCTGGGAGCTCGACCCGGTAGCCCTCAACGCGCGGGAAGCGGATTTCGAGCGCGTCGCGGTCGGGCCTTACGGCCTTGACGAGGACCGTCTCCACCGGTGGCTTCGGTGGGGCGACCACCGGCTTGGCCGTGAAATCGAAGGGGACACCGAAGATGTCCGCGTACTCCACGTCGAAGAGGCCCTCGTCGTTCAGATCGTAGGACTGCCGCCGTAGCGCTCGCCCAATGACCTGCTCACAGAGGAGCTGGGTGCCGAAGGCCCGGATCCCAAGGATGTGCGTGACGTTTCTGGCATCCCACCCCTCGGTCAGCATGGAAACCGATACGACGCAGCGGATGTCCGCGCCGAGCTGCCCCGGTTTACCGACCGTGTTCATGACCTCGCGCAATAGGTCCTGGTCCGATAGCTTGTCCGCCGCCCGCCTGTCGCCGGTGCGCTCGATGATGTCGCGGCGAAAGCGATCGATCTCGTCGGCGGCCATCTCGCGGAAGTTCTCGTCCAGGGCGTTGCCCGCCTCGAGTTGCTCCGAGTCGATGAGCAGGGTATTGGGCCGGGCGAGCGGATTCCCCGTGGCCTCGTCGAAGTTCCGGAACAGTGCCAGTCGACCGTTCTCTAGCGTCGAGCTTCCGTCTTCGTTCTGGCGCTGGAAGCCCGAGACATAGTCGTAGACCAGCTTCGAGATCGAGGTGTTCTGGCAGACGATGATGAAGCAGGGCGGGACACGGAGACCCTGCTCCTGCCAGAGCTTGAACGTCTTGTCGTAATGCCCGTAGAGCGCTTCCAAGGCGGTCTTCAACCTTGTGGGCAGTTTGAGCGGGTCCAGCGCGCCGCCGCTACCGCGCCCCTTCTTCGGCATATCTTTCCGGATATGCTCCCAGAGGTTGCGAAAGACCGGCATCTCGTCGCCGGGGATGTTCTCGGCGACCGGCACACGGGGCAGCTTGACGATCCCGCACTCGAGGGCGTCCATCAGAGAGAAGTCGCACATCGTCCAGGGGAAAAGGGTGCCCTCGGCGTAGCCTGACCCGCGCAGGAAGAACGGTGTCGCCGACAGATCGAAGACCCGGGCCAGCCCGAGCTTGCGCTGCACACCTTCGAGGCCGTTGATCCAGACGCGTGCCGCCTCGTTGTTCTTCTCCGCCTCTTCCCGTTCTTCCCCTTTCAGTTGGGCGTCGTCCGACTCGGGCGGTTTCTCTCGGTAGCAGTGATGCGCCTCGTCGTTGAGGACGAGGATGTTCTTCAGGCCCATCAGATCCGGCATGACGCGCTGCAGCATCTGGCCCTCGGTCTCGGCGGTCTGAAGCTCGTCCCCCCGCCGGCCCTTCAGGAGGGCCCGCCCGCCGGCCGACAGCTCCAGCCGCTCTCGGAGCCTGAATGCGTGGTAGTTCGTGATGACGATCTTCGCGCGTCTGATGTCGTCCACGAGGTCGGTCGGGACCAGCTCGAGGCTGGCGTAATAGCTGTCCGGGTCGTTCGGCTGTAGCACCCGCAGGCGGTCTCTGATAGTCAAACCGGGCGCAACGACCAGAAACCCCCGCGTGAAGTGCTTGCTTCCAGGGCGGCGCACCGCGTTGATCGTGTGCCACGCGATCAGCATCGCCATCACGGTCGTCTTGCCCGCCCCTGTGGCGAGTTTGAGGGCGAGCCGCTGGAGTTCGGGATTGGCGTCCTTGTTCGCGCTTGCCAGGTGGTCGACGAACCGCTTTCCGGACGCGAGGTGAGGGGCGACCTCCGTGAGCCAGATCGCGGTCTCGACGGCCTCGATCTGGCAGTAGAAGGGGCGAATTGGTCCGAAGCGATGCCCGCGCCAGTGCGCCAGGAGTCGCGCCGTCTCCGGCGTCACGTGCCATTGGCTCGCAGGCAATGCCCGCCATATGTCAACCTGTTGTCGAACTCCGTTGATCATGGAGGTGAGGTCGTATTGCTGCTCCTTCGTTGAGAGACCCCGCCCCTCGTCGAACACGAACCGTTCTTGTTGCGCCGAAGACTTGCGCTTCTTGGGCTTCGGGATAGGCGTGATGAAGTCGGCGGGACGGCGACTATCGAGGATGCGCTGCGTCGGCTGCCCGCTCTCATCCAGCTCCCAGTGACGTCGCGGGTACTCGTAGGGGGAGTTGATGATTGGGTGATCGAAGAACGCGTTTGACGTGTTGCCCACGGTCATCGCGATCCACTCTTTGGAAATCCGCGATGGGCTGCCTCTAGCCCGGCGCCGGCACGAAGAACCGTAGCGTTTGGGCACGCGGCACTTCGCGCTCGGGTGCCCAGTAGGAGCAACTGCCTTCGAGGAACAGGCCTCGCTGAATGCACTTGACTTCTCTGCCCCTTCCAAGGCTGAATCGTTGCTGAGAGGAGGCGCTCATGCCCCACCTCAGCCCGCAGACTCTGACGCAAGACGAGCAGCGAGCAATCCTGCGTGCAACCGCCCGGAATCTCCGGGACCACCTGATCTACTCCCTGGCATTCGGAACTGGACTACGGCTGGCCGAGATTGTAGGACTCGACGTGGGCGATGTCTACACGCCTGATGGCAAGCCCCGGAACCGGGTACGCCTGCGGCCCGAGATCGCCAAGAACGGCACGGCAGGTGACGTGTTCCTGCCCGACGCCCTGCTGGCCAAGTTCCGGAGATTCTGGCGGCACAAGGTCACTAGGCGCGAGGGGCTACGGCCTGGGGATCCGCTCTTCTGCAATCAGAGCCGCGCCCGCATCTCACCCCGACGCGTCCAGTTCGCTTTCCGGACCTGGCAGGTGAAGGCGGGATTCGATCGGCTGTACCCCTTCCACGCGCTACGACACACGGCGGTCACGAACGTCTATCGGGCGTCGAGGGACCTGTTCCTGGCGCAGCGGTTCGCGAGGCATGTGTCGCCGCTCACGACGACGCTGTACACGCATCCATCGGATCAGGAGATGTGGGAAAAGGTCCGCAGGTTGTCCTGCTAGCAGCTCACTGCGCCACTTCGACCGACACCTTGGCAGCCCCAGTCTCGTCGTAGCTCAACCTCACACGGCAGGGCCGACAGCAGACCTGGCAATCCTCCACGCACTCCTGCGCTTTGCCTCCGCCAGGGTCCAGGCCGATCACGATCGTCTTACCGCAATAGGGGCACGCGACCTCGGCCTCGGTGTCGAGCACGACATCGTCTGTCAGGGCATCAGGGCGGGCATGACCGGACTCATCATCGCTATCGTTGCCGCTGAACATGGCAGATTACTTTACCATCCGCCGCGTCCTGCCTTCGTGTATTCTTCGATCGCACGAAACCCCCATGGAGGACACAATGGTCCGTCGTGCTGGAGTGGTTGTCGGCGCGACATTTCTCACGCTCTCCTGCGCCACACCGGTCCATCAGACTACCGGTCAGTGGGCTCCAGGAATGGCGGTGGTCGCTACACCGAAGGTAGTACTTCTCGATATTGCTGACGGCCAAGAGCGCGGCCAGGAGGCAACGACGGGAAGCGGTCAGGCCATGGTCGGCGCACTGCGTGATCGCCTCATGGGTCACACCATCGCCGTTCAGACCATTCAGTCGGTAGCGATTGAGCAGGGCTACGAGGAAGCAACTCGGCTAGGCTTCGATTATATGCTTCGCGGGGTCTTCACGAATTGGGAGGACAATGCCACCGCTTGGAGCGGAAATCCAGATCGTGCCGAATTCGCGATCGAACTCTACAGCGTTCCGGACAAGCGTCTGGCGGGAAGCGCCAGCCACAAAGTGCAAGCCTCCGGATTCACCCTTCTGACCGGCACGCCGATGCGCTTCATCCCGGAGCTCGCAGACAACACTCTCGGAAGACTGTTCGGCTGGCCTACCGTGGAGTAGCCCGCGCTGCGTGACACTGCGGTAACGAGCGCCTACCGTGCTTCTTGCGCCCTTCTCCTAGTGCAGAGGTGTGCGAGGCACGTGTCGCCGCCGACCACGACGATCTACACCCATCCTAGTGATCAGGAGTTGTGGGCCGGGGTTCGCCGCCTGACGTGCTGAGGCGCCCCGCCTTGGGACGTCCCTTTTCCTCTTTCGGAGTAATCGCCTTCAATAGGAATTCGGCTTTCTCGACCGCTCCGAGGCTGCGCAGGTCCACGGCAGCTTGCTCAACGAGAGTTCTGAGGGTCCGAATCTCTTCCGCACGATAGTTGTCAATTTCGGCCAGCCGGGTCCAGAGGAGATTCAAGTTCGTCTCGACGCGCTCTCGAATCTGGTCAAGGGGTGTCGCCCTACTTCGCTCTTCGCTCGCAGTCTTCGCCCACTCAAGGGCAAGCGCCCAGCCGACCCGCCACTTCCGGAAGAGTTCAAGGGTTATGTCGTCTTTCCTCGCTTCCTCTGTCCATTTCTTCTGCGCTGCGTTGACGTGCAGGGCAACCAAGCCCGACTCTGCAGCGGCAAAGCCCTGCGCCAGCTTGATCGCACCTGATAGCGACAGGTGAAAGACGCCATGCCGATCGGTGTACGCAAGAGGGTCAAGGGCGAAGGGGTCTGGATCGAGATCCGTCTTCGCGATGACTCGGCGCGTTCCATTCAGACTGAGCTCCGCCTGCCCTGCGGTCGGACCCATGTCCTTGAAACACCAGTCACCGACTTCGCCCGTGGATTCCAAGACAGCATTGACCGCCTGAATTCGGGGGTCGTCCTGGGTGCCGTCCCAAATGGCGTTTGTGGCTTCGATGACCTTCATGAGTCTCGCTTCGTCCGCAAGGAAGGCCTCGTGCTCCGCCCAAGTGGTTACGATGTTGCCGGACCGAACGTAGTCCACTAGACCAGGATGCGGGTCTTCTAGAAAGCGGACCTTCCACTTACCGGGCCTCACCTTTTGGATGATCTCGATGCGGTGGATGGGTGAGCCCCGTTGACGGTGGTTCTCTCGCCAGCCGTACTGATGTCCGGGTTCGAGGCTCAGCCTTTCCACGACCACCTCCCTCTATCACGACCCTCAACTGCGGTCTGCGGGAACCCGAGCGGCCAGGAGATGTGGAAGAAAGCACGCGGCTTGACATACTAGCCCGATAGCGCTCATGCCTCCTTCTCCTTGACGACCATCTGCTCGAGGTGGCTCACAATCAAATCCCTCGCAACTTGGTCCAACAGGTTCGCCAAGAAGACTGTCGCGTGATAATCGTTCCAGTCATCGGGATTGAGCGAAGGCTCTGTCTTCGGGAATGTGTGAGAGATCCGTCGGCGATGTGTTCTGTCGAGGTACTTGTACAGCTCACCGAAGGACTTCCCTTCCCAAGCAGAGGCCCACTCTGGTGGTGCCAGCGCGAAAAGGAGCATGTCCTTCGTGATACGTGTAGGTGGCTCTCTGTACTCCACTCCACGCCTGTCCAGGTTCTCCTTGAGTGAACCAATCAAGATCGTCTTTCTCTCGTAGAATCCCTCGAGTACCTTGAAGAACATGAGGAATTGGAAATATGGGCTCGGGCTCGCTTTCCCCTCCCGATAGAGTCCCAGGATGACGTGCCAGTGCTCTCCAAGTTGCAACCCCATTGGCAGCCAAAACCGTTCAGATGCGGCATGCTGTGGTCGCGCCTCATATTTCGCGTTGTGCTTCTCATCGAGCACAGTCATCCCATAGATCCCAATGGGGATACCCATGATCGACGACCAAAAGCTCACGGTAGACATCACAAGCGGATATGTTGTCGCGATTGCTAGATTAGGTGATGGCACTTGAGGCAAGAATGATATCGCTCCGAGACGGCCCTCCTCATTGCGTTCAAACCGCACGGGGATTTTGATTTGATCCGTTCCTTCCACGTTGCGCTGTGTGTTTGCTTCTAGGGTGACCTGAGAGTCTCCGATCCGCCTAGTTGCTGGGTCCTCCAGAGCGTAATGCACGACAAACCGTCGAATATCATGGTCTCCACGTGAGGCTGCGTACTCTTTTGGCCCTGCGCCCTTTTGCCAGAGGGATAGGCCGAAATTTGGAATCCACGGCATGGGTGGGCTGGATCTCCCTTCCGCATAGCGCTTTCGCTACTTGAGCTCCTTCGCCCTCGCGATCGCCGCTCTCACGCCCTTTACCGCTTTGACCTCCCTCACCTGCGCCTTCTGCCGCGGCTTCAGCTGCCGCATGTAGCCCATGTAGCGGCCCTGGAGGACCATGGAGGCGCGGGCCTTGGCGGAGAGTCGGGGACGAGAGCGACCGTTGGCTTTCTGGGCTCCGTTCAATGCCACCCCTGCTGATAGCAACGGGGTCAGGCGACGGAGAGAACGATCGAACGCCTTGAGGGTCTGACGGAGGCTTAGGATTTCATTGCTGACACGACGGTGGAGACTGGCCAAGGATAGCCCTCCTATTCACCAGACTAAGTGTTCCGATCCCGAACTGACAATGGGAGTGTACACGCAAGGAAGCAATTAGTCGTTGCCGCCAGGATCCAAAAACACCCGACCGGGCGAGGCCCGAGTCCGGCTGGTAGCCAGCCTAGGGGGTTGTCACCGCGCCAGGAGCGGTGCGATGGATGGCTTGTGTCCGTGCAGGACTAGCCTTGTCACCAAACTCTCGCCTGAAGCGCCCCTTGTATTCCTTTACCAAGTCTCCTCTATGCCACTTGAAAACCCCATTAGAAGCGTTGAATGCATCGAGGAGACAGACATAGGCAATCTCAAGAGTCTTCCTCTCTTCGGTGGTTGGCATGGAGGGACCGTCATCCATTCCTTCTCCAACGCGCAGATAGGAATGCACTGAGCGTGGATCGGTGTGCAGCATCTGGCAGGCGAGAACATAATAGAAATACAGGTTCTTGCAATTCCCGTCACGGGCACGCTCTGCTATGCCCTCTGAGGACCAACTCCTGGTGAGCCCCTTATAGTTCGGACGCCTGGAGAGAAGAGCGGTGTACTCCGCCTCAACCTTCTTCATCACGTGCGGAGGAATAGGATACTCATGGAACGCCTTCTCCATTCGTCTCATCCAGTCACGCTTGCCGATGACGATGTAGTCGGCGAATTGGCGCCCACGCGTTCCCGGCTTCCGAAGGATGTAGAACATGTCGATCACACCTTCGGTGAGACCTCTCAGTAGACTCTGCGCATCCTGAGCAAACCCGCTCGAGAACAGTGTGTAGGCAGCCTGAGTTGTCTTGTATGCGCGGACGAAGAGATGAAGAACCACAACCTTTTGCGCACTACGAGGTTGCCAGCCCTCGGGGAGTTTCCGCAAGGCTTGTCCCACATCCGCCATCAAGTCGTATAGAGCAACCAGAGGCTGGTGGTGCTCTTCCCAGATCTTCTCAATCAAGGCATCAGGTGGCCAGTTCGGTCTACCTATCATCTGGTGCGCTCTCGGCACGTGCCCAACTCAACAGAATTGCCGCGACAGCAGCGGCAATCCTCGAGGCGTCAGGGCATCCAAAGTGAGATGGGAGATGTAGCCTCCTATGAACCCTGCGGCGAATCCGGCAAGCAGCCTCCAAAACAGTTCGGCTAGAAAGTAGACAATTGTCTTGACTGGATGGGTCTCAGCGGCTCGAAGCGTTTGATACTCTCCGGCCAAGTGTCTACATTCCTTCTCCCAGGCACCTACAGTCTTCAACGTCCTGATCGCCAGAGCCTGGATCGTCAGGCTGTGGCAAACGTCGCGGTGCCAGGAGCTTGTTGCTGGCTCGAGGACGTCAGGAGTGATGCCGCCGAGCCAACCGCCCAAAGTCCCGCCGCCAATCTCAACGATCTGATTAAAATCGCCCTCACCGCTGCTGCGACAGGCAGTGATGAGGGTTCCAATGAGCGCTCCGGTCGTCGCATGATCTCGGCGGCAGGCCAAATTTATCCTCGTCCCGACTTATTCTTGGTTCTGTCAACGATCTGGTAGCCACCTCCGGGCTTAGGCGTAGGCGGAAGAGGCCTACCTTTTGGAACAGTAACCTCATGTCCGGTTTGGCCACCACGCGGTCCAATCCTTTCGTACTGGCCGGAAGCAGGGGCGTTCTGTCCAGGTCTTAGCGGCTGCTTGCTCATTTCGCTTCGCCTTTCATTGAGGGTTCGGGTTGTGTGGAATCCTTCGGTCCCGCATTCAACCGGAAAACTGGAGCAACTATTCCTGGAATACCCAGCCTGCCTGCAGTGTTCTGAAGCAGCTCACGCCAGTATGGCCACGCGTTGTATACACCATTCGTTTCGGCGAAGGCCTGAACCGCTTCTGGTCTAAACGACTTCAGAGATTCTCCCGGCACGCTGTAGCGCAAGGCAAGGGTGGCGGAGATGTCCGCAACGCTTTCCGCGGGGTCAGCACTGAACTTGAGCACGCTCAGAGCGAAGCGCACGAGGACGATGATCTGTCCGGCAGTCTTATCCCTCATTCCCGTCGCTTCGGAGCTCCCTGTGCATCGCACCTGCGTCGGGATGTCGGCGATCTCGGTATTTCGCTTCGCGGAGATTTCCCGGCAATTAACACTGACGAGGTTGACGACATTCGAAATGGCGACCACTTCAGCAAAGTCCAGCGTGGGGTTCGACATATTTCTCCTTTACGCGGCCACAGCTATGTTTTTGCGAAGCCGCTTCGGGGGATTAGGGAATTCAGCCGAACATTGGATCTCCGACTTAATCCTAGGAGTAACCTCTGGCTGCATCTCGTAGGTAAAGTCGGCTCGTTTGATTCCGGCAATCCTGGCGATACTGACGCGGGCTTCGAACCCAAGGGCGGTGAGAGCCCCCGCCCATGTGCGCAGCGTCAGGTTTCGGGATCCCGTGAGAATCTGTGTAACGAAGGCGCGGCTCTTGCCGAGCGCCTCCGCCAGTTCGGCCCTCGAGACATCAGCCTGCTTCATTGCCTCAGAAATCGACTCCGTGACCTCCAGGATGAGCTTCTCGTCCTGGTACGTCCGTCGATACTCAGCATCGGCAAGCAGATCCTCTAGGCCTTGACCGTGAGGCATTGCTCCTCCTTTGTCTTGCGTAAGGCGTTCATGATCCGTAAAGCTCTCTGAATCGTTTCAGGTCGCAGCTTCCATTTCTTTTTCCGTTCATAAGCTGCGATGACAAACCGCCGGGCCGGCAAGAACCCGCCGAGAAAGCGGTGCTGGTTCTTCCTGAACTCCCAAAGCCCGGATCCTGTGACGGTCCGGAAGCGTTCATCGTTTTGTAGTCGACCGAAATCGGCCAACCTTTGCATCGCCACGTGCAGCGACGCCTTTTCATGACGCACCAGGGAATCGAACACTGCTCGCGTCTCCGATTCGCCATCGGCGTCGGCCGCGAACTCCACAGTCCCCCACCGACCAGTGGTTCCCGGAATCGTCACTTGTTAATGTTAACATAAACATATGTTAATGTACGCCAAGGAAGTGCCCGCGCAACAGGAATCCGCCACGGTCAGCCATTGGATGAAAACAACCCATCGGGCGAGCCACCGAGGCAGTGCAGCACATTGAATGTAGTCGTATCTACAACATAATAAATAACATGTCGCCTTCCGCTCCAAGGACGACATGCGGCGAACATCCACCGGCACTGAAGCGGCAGATCTGGCCGGTTTCGGGTTCCCGAGCGGCAGGCAACCGGCATTCAAACGGCAGTCTACGGGGCTAAAACAGGGGGTCGCTGCCGCCTCGGCAGGCAGGTGGCTCCGTGCCTACGCATTGAACCGACGAGACTTACGGCCCGAGCGTGCTTCCCATGGCAACCGGCAGCGGACCAGAAAAGGCCAGTTCGATGCCGCTTCCTGGGCCTTTTTCGGGAGGTCGATGCCGCATAAAGGGCACCTCCGGAGAGGGGTATGCCGCTAGACGGTACTTTGGCGGGAGGTCGATGCCGCTAGATCGACCCTGGCGCGGAGGGCGATGCCGCTTCCTGGGCCTGGCCTATCCGGTCAATAAATCACTGGGGCTTCGTCCAGGACAGGACGCCTCGTCCAACAAATCCCGGGCACTTTTACCCAACTCACCGGGATTGCTGCCGGTCCACCTCAAAACCAGATGATCTTCGGGTCCCACATATCCGCTAGGCGATTGGCCGCCATCCAGGCGTAGGTGAAGGCCAGGGAGAAGTGGTCGGGCCCGGTGCGGATGTATCTGAACCTCTGGGCTCCCGTCTCTTCGTCCTCGTCCAGGATCTTGGCGTCCGCCGCCATGTGCTGGGCGAACTCCACGACGATGGGGGTCTGACGAGGCAGGACCACCCTTTGCCGCCGAACAGCATCCCGGGAGGCGTCCAGGGCCTCGGTCCGATTGACTTGGACCATCATGGTTCTGTAGTCCCAAAGGGTTGAGCCCCGTTGATGC
Protein-coding sequences here:
- a CDS encoding DEAD/DEAH box helicase family protein, which encodes MTVGNTSNAFFDHPIINSPYEYPRRHWELDESGQPTQRILDSRRPADFITPIPKPKKRKSSAQQERFVFDEGRGLSTKEQQYDLTSMINGVRQQVDIWRALPASQWHVTPETARLLAHWRGHRFGPIRPFYCQIEAVETAIWLTEVAPHLASGKRFVDHLASANKDANPELQRLALKLATGAGKTTVMAMLIAWHTINAVRRPGSKHFTRGFLVVAPGLTIRDRLRVLQPNDPDSYYASLELVPTDLVDDIRRAKIVITNYHAFRLRERLELSAGGRALLKGRRGDELQTAETEGQMLQRVMPDLMGLKNILVLNDEAHHCYREKPPESDDAQLKGEEREEAEKNNEAARVWINGLEGVQRKLGLARVFDLSATPFFLRGSGYAEGTLFPWTMCDFSLMDALECGIVKLPRVPVAENIPGDEMPVFRNLWEHIRKDMPKKGRGSGGALDPLKLPTRLKTALEALYGHYDKTFKLWQEQGLRVPPCFIIVCQNTSISKLVYDYVSGFQRQNEDGSSTLENGRLALFRNFDEATGNPLARPNTLLIDSEQLEAGNALDENFREMAADEIDRFRRDIIERTGDRRAADKLSDQDLLREVMNTVGKPGQLGADIRCVVSVSMLTEGWDARNVTHILGIRAFGTQLLCEQVIGRALRRQSYDLNDEGLFDVEYADIFGVPFDFTAKPVVAPPKPPVETVLVKAVRPDRDALEIRFPRVEGYRVELPEERLTASFNDDSILELTPDIVGPSKTRNAGIIGEGVDLDLKHLGDTRHSTLLFCLTQRLLYTKWRDAGEDPKLYLFGQLKRITKQWLDTCLVCKGDTYPALLMYQELADMACNRITAGITRALEGKRPIKVLLDPYNPTGSTAHVRFATSRTNRWDTAGPPPKDHVNWVVLDSDWEAEFCRVAESHPKVIAYTKNHNLGLEVPYRYGSETRKYIPDFIVVVDDGDRSKDVPDPLHLVVEIKGYRREDAKEKKSTMETYWVPGVNNLGTYGRWACAEFTDIYTIESDFKDKVQKRFNEIIDAAMTRQPTSGQ
- a CDS encoding site-specific integrase, whose product is MPHLSPQTLTQDEQRAILRATARNLRDHLIYSLAFGTGLRLAEIVGLDVGDVYTPDGKPRNRVRLRPEIAKNGTAGDVFLPDALLAKFRRFWRHKVTRREGLRPGDPLFCNQSRARISPRRVQFAFRTWQVKAGFDRLYPFHALRHTAVTNVYRASRDLFLAQRFARHVSPLTTTLYTHPSDQEMWEKVRRLSC
- a CDS encoding CPXCG motif-containing cysteine-rich protein — translated: MLDTEAEVACPYCGKTIVIGLDPGGGKAQECVEDCQVCCRPCRVRLSYDETGAAKVSVEVAQ
- a CDS encoding DUF4823 domain-containing protein; this translates as MPLNMADYFTIRRVLPSCILRSHETPMEDTMVRRAGVVVGATFLTLSCATPVHQTTGQWAPGMAVVATPKVVLLDIADGQERGQEATTGSGQAMVGALRDRLMGHTIAVQTIQSVAIEQGYEEATRLGFDYMLRGVFTNWEDNATAWSGNPDRAEFAIELYSVPDKRLAGSASHKVQASGFTLLTGTPMRFIPELADNTLGRLFGWPTVE
- the mauJ gene encoding methylamine utilization protein MauJ encodes the protein MPWIPNFGLSLWQKGAGPKEYAASRGDHDIRRFVVHYALEDPATRRIGDSQVTLEANTQRNVEGTDQIKIPVRFERNEEGRLGAISFLPQVPSPNLAIATTYPLVMSTVSFWSSIMGIPIGIYGMTVLDEKHNAKYEARPQHAASERFWLPMGLQLGEHWHVILGLYREGKASPSPYFQFLMFFKVLEGFYERKTILIGSLKENLDRRGVEYREPPTRITKDMLLFALAPPEWASAWEGKSFGELYKYLDRTHRRRISHTFPKTEPSLNPDDWNDYHATVFLANLLDQVARDLIVSHLEQMVVKEKEA
- a CDS encoding DUF5677 domain-containing protein, encoding MIEKIWEEHHQPLVALYDLMADVGQALRKLPEGWQPRSAQKVVVLHLFVRAYKTTQAAYTLFSSGFAQDAQSLLRGLTEGVIDMFYILRKPGTRGRQFADYIVIGKRDWMRRMEKAFHEYPIPPHVMKKVEAEYTALLSRRPNYKGLTRSWSSEGIAERARDGNCKNLYFYYVLACQMLHTDPRSVHSYLRVGEGMDDGPSMPTTEERKTLEIAYVCLLDAFNASNGVFKWHRGDLVKEYKGRFRREFGDKASPARTQAIHRTAPGAVTTP
- a CDS encoding helix-turn-helix transcriptional regulator, with translation MPHGQGLEDLLADAEYRRTYQDEKLILEVTESISEAMKQADVSRAELAEALGKSRAFVTQILTGSRNLTLRTWAGALTALGFEARVSIARIAGIKRADFTYEMQPEVTPRIKSEIQCSAEFPNPPKRLRKNIAVAA
- a CDS encoding type II toxin-antitoxin system RelE/ParE family toxin — translated: MEFAADADGESETRAVFDSLVRHEKASLHVAMQRLADFGRLQNDERFRTVTGSGLWEFRKNQHRFLGGFLPARRFVIAAYERKKKWKLRPETIQRALRIMNALRKTKEEQCLTVKA